Genomic window (Pseudoliparis swirei isolate HS2019 ecotype Mariana Trench chromosome 23, NWPU_hadal_v1, whole genome shotgun sequence):
CTCGGATCACGATCCCACGGCAACCGCAGAGACTTGTTGGTttggtcaaaatgttttagttttttttcctcctccagtGAAGATGACGCTTGAATGACTCATCTGAGTTTGCAATTGAACCAGTGAGTAAATAAACAAGCGGAAAGTCAGTGGTTGCCCAGGGGCGTGTCTAGGGGGTGGCCAGGGGTGGCACGTGCTACCCCTGGAATCTGATTGGCCACCCCAGGTGCCACCCCATATGCTAAACTATGATTGGCTATCTGCCCACGGAGGCGGGAACGTTTGAATTGTGTGACTACCgaactttcattttcaaccgACAAGAAGACATCAAGAAGACATCAAGAGATTGCGGCTACTCGCTCCTGAAAGATGTGAGTAGCTAGAATTATTGATAACAGTTACACATAATGAGTCAGTGGTTTAAAAAGTTTGAACTGTAATAAGCTAAAACGTTTTTTGATTTTCACGATATGTGGTGCAGGTCTGTCATCATCGCGACTGTCGACAGTGTCGACTGACTCAGCTTGCTGCCTAGCAAACCTGTCCAGGGATTCTTAGCTCCTGAAAGATGTGAGTAGACTTATTGATACACATGTGTGAATGGTTTAAAAGCTAAAACGTTTTCccatcttattttattatttcctgaCTCAGCTTACTAGCAAACCTGTCGTCATCATTGTTTGGTTATTGTCAACGATGCTaacgctaatgctaacgctGATGCTAACGCtgatgctaacgctagctaactTAACGTTACAGTATGTAAATCTGTCTTGTATCTCTTCTAACTTTGTAACATTAGACCTGAGTAAGTTTTGCATGTCAcattcattcatgcattcataattAGGCTAAATGTATTGTGCAAGATATAGTGACATGCATCATGACATGCGACTATTACAGTATGAAAAGAAATCAGAACATTCAGGGAttcttcaaaagaaagaaatccaaaacaacagagcaggacagagcagcagaagccaGCAGTGCTAGTCAGTCTGAGGATGAGAGCCAGCTTGACTGCTAGGGATGTACAGCAGGAGCCTCCAGCTTCAGCTGTACACATGGGTATGTAAAATCCTGATACCACTTAGCCTACTTACAAAAAGGCTGATTTTATTATCATTCTGATGACAACGTATGTGTTTTTGTAGACTCAGACAAGGATACTGGTGATGAAGGCCCTTCATCTTCACTTGCACATCAGGGTATGTAATGTATGCATCTTTATAAAACTATCTGCTATGACTTGAGATGTTTCACTTTTGCTATACTTATAGTGGCTTATACTGAGATTCAGGGCAAAGCCCTATTTTAAGCAATACAGGTGTGTAAAAGCTAAATATGACTAAtttgacatacaaataaattgatacAACTGTTAAAATCCTATATTACTTCAGGTGTGTCAAGTCAGCCACTCTCTGACAATGACACTGACACTGAGAACCATCCAGCAGTACCTGCAGGCCATGCAGTGACACGTGGGGATGGTGATGCAGCAGCCCTTGTGGccccacctggacctcatggtatgccttaatatttcatatgaaatatattgtacTTAATTCAATTCTTTCATCTGTACTAATGCCCCAATGAGCACTTCTGTCCCAACAAGTACATGACACTGATCCAATTCTCATGCTTTTGTcactttcagatatttcacagtcAAGAGCAGCAGGTCCCTCTCAGCCTCGTTTAAAGGTTTTTCCAAGAACCCTCCaaggtgagaagaggagggcgTTCAATCCAGTGTGGTTTAACCACAATTCCTGGCTTGAATACTCACAAAGCAAAGATTCAGCCTACTGTTACGCATGCAGACACTTCTCCCTGCCTGGCGCGTCAGAATCTGTTTTCTCCTCAGAATCAGGCTTTTCACACTGGGAAAAAGCAACGTACAAAGATGCTGGCTTTAAGTTGCATGAGAAATCTGAGTCTCACATTAATGCCATGTTTGCTTGGAATGAGCACAAGAGGCTATTGCTTACAGATTCTTCTATCTTAGATATGATTAACAAAGAGTACAAAAGAAAGTTGAAGAGAATCGCAGTTACATTAAAACAGTTGCAGATGTACTGCTTTTGACAGCAACACAGAATATAGCACAAAGAGGTCACCGTGAATCGGAAGAATATGACAACAAAGGGAATTTCTTAGGAATTCTAGAAATGATCGCTAAACACAATCCTATGGTAGCCCAAAAAATGAAGGGACAAcgcaatgcaaaatacacaagCAATACCATACAGAATGAAATTCTGCAGTGCTTAGCAAGTATGGTGCGTGATGAGATtgtgaaggaagtgaaggagagtgTGGTATTCTCTGTCATTGCTGATGAAACCAAAGATCTGAAAAGAAGGAGCAGCTGTCATTAGTAGTTAGGTATTACTACAACGGGCTGTGCATGAAAGCTTTCTTGATTTCCAACATGCCCAACATCTAGATGCTAAGGGGCTCAGCGAAATGATCATCCAGTGTTTAGAAAGATATGGCCTTCAGTACAAAGAAAATCTTGTTGGACAAGGTTATGATGGGGCCTCAGTGATGAGTGgcaaacacacaggtgtggcAGCCAGAATTAAGACAGAGGCTAAACATGCGTTTATGTCCACTGTAATGCGCACTGTCTGAACCTGGTCTTAGTTGACACTGTGAAGTCAGTTCCAGAGGCTGATTGCTTCTTCTCACTGCTTGAGAAGCTCTATGTGTACATGTCAGGATCTTATGTGCACCAGAAATGGCTGGATGTTCAAAAGGAGATGTATGGGGGCCAGCCTAGGGAGTTATAAAAACTTAGTGACACAAGATGGGCATGTAGAGCATTGGCTTGCAGGAACTTCATGGATAGGTTaccagctgtgttgtgtgtccttcAAAATATAAGCGAAGAAAATCATAGAGACAGATCCACTGATGCTCGAGGTTTGCTTGCACAGATTGACCTCACATTCATATCCCTCCTTGCAACCTTCCGAAAACTGTTCGGAAACACAAAGCTGCTTTCTGACCTGCTACAGTCACCCTCAGTTGATTTAGCTATGgcagtagacatggtggagtcaCTTCACGATACACTTCAGGAGTACAGGACTGAGACATTTTGTGATCAACTGTGGCATGACATAGTAGAGACAGCCAAACAGTGTAATATAGCTGTTGAGAATAGTGAGAAGAAGAGATCACAAAAGTTAGCTCCAAACTTGGTGGGTCTTATGTGACATGTACTATAGGCCTGCGGAAGGGTAATGATGACAAAGATACATTCAGACAGAGACTACTCTACCCATCCTTGACTCCATGATTGGTGAATTGGAAAGAAGGTTCTCAAAACCTAACTGTTTAATAATGAAGGGTTTACAGGCCCTAAACCCTAAAAGCAGTACATTCCTTCAAGACAACCAAGTATTTGGCTTGGGTGAAATGTATGGTTGTGATCAAGAAGATCTTACTCATGAGCTTCACCAGGCTAGGAGAATTTTGAAAAGGAAGGCTGAGAGTGGGGCAAGAGAGTTGGCAAGCATTCTagacttgactgtgtttttagaACCGTACCAAGAGGTGTTTCATGAGCTCTTCAGGCTGTGCAAAATAGCTGTAGCCCTTCCAGTCAGCAGTGCTGCCTGTGAGCGGAGCTTTTCTGCTCTAAAGCTAATTAAAGACCATTTGAGGACAACAATGGTAGATAGCAGGCTAAGCCATTTAGGTGTGCTAAGCATTGAGTCAAGAAGAGCTAAGGCATTGAACATGGATGACTTTATAAAACTGTTTGCAAGCCAACACAAGAACAGGAGAATTcaactgttttaaatgtatctgggctgtttttttgttggcactttactttatactgtgacagtttttaattgtatttattttattggcactttactttatactgtgaCCGTTTTCAATATTGTTggcattattactttattttaagtttgttgGCACTTACTCTGAGaatgtgcattttcttttgtatatacagtactgtacaagttgttaaagaataaagtatggaagttttatattacatttgtatggTGTCACTCTGTTGAGATTGGTAGGTCTGtttatcttttaaattaaactttaaacacaggaatgtaagacactataaagtaattaaagtagATATGGATAGTAGAGACAAAAATGGTAAATTAATGCTATTCCGTGCCCCCCGCCCCGATGTGCACTCGTACTTCATGCCTCCCCTACATAAGTCAGTTCCCCACTTGGGCcaccccagtcaaaaaggtctgGACACGCCACTGTGGTTGCCGTCAACAGAAGCTTGGCCCCTTCTCTCCTTCTGGATCCCTTATGAGAAGAAGCGGTAGCGCCAGATAGTTTGCTCTATGGCGGCCTGGAGGGACAATCATAGGGAACAGGGATTGTGTTCAAAAAGAGCAGCACAGAGCACGAGGAACACACACGGCATGACGTACACATGAAGCCAAGCCTAAATACATTCCTATTGTACTGTTTATTCCTCCTTCCCGACTCCCTGTTTCAGGCATTTGTATCATTTTAATTTGGTTCGTGACTCAGAGCACAATATTAGTTATTGACGTCAGCGTGAGTCTTTCTTGTGCCCGGTTTACACTTGAACAAACTAAAATGTCAGCTCGACCCTTTTCTCATTCTTGtaactttttcatttttcatttaaaaaaaaacaacaacaacaactgaattGAGTCTGCAGATCAGAAATTAATTTGTTCATTCTGTGTTTTAGTGTTTGTTTGGATCCCCATCGGCTGCCGGATCACGTATCCTCCCCGTGCTTGTTAAATACTAATCATAGTCATAATCCAAAACAGGACATTATAATTGTAATCTGTCAAGGGAGTGAATATTGCTTAATATTCCGGATAAAAAGGAGCATTTTATATGGGGTCTGTGTGATTATATTAGTCCtagtaaataaaatatttaattagTTCATTAATCTGCTGTTCAGATAGAGACTTTCATGCATGAATTCCTGATAACGTCTCCTGTTGGCCAAGACTGTTCAATTATCTCATAACTGTTTCTAATCCCCAAAGCTGTTCCCTGAACCAT
Coding sequences:
- the LOC130188482 gene encoding uncharacterized protein LOC130188482; its protein translation is MDSDKDTGDEGPSSSLAHQGVSSQPLSDNDTDTENHPAVPAGHAVTRGDGDAAALVAPPGPHDISQSRAAGPSQPRLKVFPRTLQGEKRRAFNPVWFNHNSWLEYSQSKDSAYCYACRHFSLPGASESVFSSESGFSHWEKATYKDAGFKLHEKSESHINAMFAWNEHKRLLLTDSSILDMINKEYKRKLKRIAVTLKQLQMYCF